The genome window CCGCCTCTTCCTGATCGTCATCGACATTTGCATAAATTACGTCTTTATGCATAATATTTTTCACCCGCGCTTTGGGGTTGGCAAGAATTAAATCTTTCAACGAAATAAAACCGATTAAACGCCGCTGTTCGTCAACAATATAAGCGTAATAAATTGTCTCTTTATCCGGCGCTTCTAATCTAAGAGTATCTATCGCCGCGGAGACTGTTTGATCCGGAAAAAGAGTTGCGTAATCGGAAGTCATCACCGAGCCTGCTGTTCCCTCGGGGTAAGAAGCCAGTCTGCGAATATCTTCTCTTTCCGCTTGTGCCAACGCCGGCAGCAACGAGGATTGAATTTCCGGAGTCAATTTTTTGAACAAATCAACGCGCTCATCAGGCGGCAAATCTGTGAAAAGAACGGAAAGCTCTTTGCGATTCAATTTCTGAGCAATATCAAGCTGGATGTCTTCAGGCAGATAGCTGAATATTTCAATACGGATATCGGACTGCACCATCAGAAGAATTTGCCAAATTTCTTGCGGCTCCAACCCCGAAATAAAATCCGCGACCTCGGCAGGATGGCTGGATTCGCAAAATTCTTTCAGAATTTCAGTGTCATTATTTTCAAGCAATTCACGAAGCTCAGGCAGAAGAAGTAAATTTTTCATAAATCACCTTCACAATCTTAAAGCGGCTTTTCAGGGAAGCTGCGCAAATTTATTTTTTGCTGAAGTTTCTGTTTTTAATTTTACGATAAATAAATTCAATCAGCACTGCTGTTAAAAAAGTGAAAATGCTGGCAAAGAATGCACCTCTTTGCGTGCGAAATTGATAGTTCATTAGCGCAACAAAAACCATCAGAAGAATTGTCAAATTAAAAGAAAGCAGAATTTTATTGCCACCAAATTCTTTTCGTAATTTGAGATGAGAAACCAAAACAAAAATGTAAATGACAGTAAAAACGGTGCTCGTAATGGTCGCAATTTCTCCCAAATCAAAAAACAGAGCGAAAAAGAGGCTGACGCCGGCGGTAATGTATAATCCTTCCGTTGATTTGAACCAGACTTTTCTTTCAAAAAATTCGGGCAATTCGCCGTCTTTGGCCAGAGAGTAGGCGACATTGGCGCCGCCAAAAATCGTGGCGTTCAACGCCGATGAAATGGAAAACAGCGCCCCGATGGAAATGAGCAGAAAACCAAAATTGCCCAGAAAAGGCCTGGCAGCTTCAGCGAGGGCATTTTCCTGAGCCTTGATGATATCTTGCAGCGGCAAGTTCCCCAGAGTGACCAGCGAAATCGAAATGTAGATAATCATCACGATGAAAATACTACTGAAGATGGCTAACGGAACATTCTTTTCCGGATTTTTCATATTTTCTGATGCATTTGTGATGAGACCAAAACCCATGTAAGAAAGGAAAAAAATGATTGAGGCATTGAACATGCCGCTCAAGTGCGAATAGCTAAAATCCGGACGGATGTAACTTCCTTTGATGGTCAAAACTCCGCCTAAAATAAAAAACAGCAAAATAGAAAGTTTTGTCAACACGATATAAAATTCTGCCCTGCCAACAGCTTTGCTGCCGAGGAAGTTCAGCGCCGTAAAGAATGCAATCACAACGACTTCAACAATTCCGGTGGCAAAAACCGTAGGTTCAACATGAACGAGCGGGAGAAAATAGCCGGCAAAACCTTTGACAAAAAGAGAAATCGAAACCACATAAGTCAGCCACATTAAAATGCTCAATGCTCCGGTAATTACGTTATCCCCGATTCCTTTCAAAATAAAAGCGATAGGTCCGGCATTGGAAACTATCTTTGAGCCGAGGATGGCGTAGGAATAGGCAACAACCAGCGCATAAACTCCGGACAACAAAAAAGCCTCGGGAAGACTTTTTCCGGCGACTTCCGCGCCAAAGCCAAAAATGGAAAAAATACTGGCGCCGATCATTGTGCCGACTGCCATGGAAATTACTTCTACCAGACTGAGATTTTTGCTTTTAACCATTTAATAATCCTTCTGATTTTTGGCGTTTTTAGTGTCATTAATATTTTAAAAATAGAGCTGAAAAACGCGCCGAAGAGGAACGTCATCAAAAAAATGACAGCGGTAGAAAATTATTGCAATTGAAAGATAATTGGATTTTTGCGAACGAATTTAGGTGCAGGATGAAGATATGCCCGACATAGCAGCCGGGCACATCTTTCAAAAATTCTGATTTTTCGCTTTAAAGTTGTACAATGAAAATTTCCTTCTTCCCATCCCGCAGCACTTCCACGCTGATGCGCTGTCCCGGCTTGAATTCGTTGAGGCGGTTCATGTAATCGTAAATATCTTTTACCTGTTTGCCATCCATGGCAATGATGATGTCGCCTTTTTTCAGGCCGGCTAACGCCGCCGGTCTGCCCTTAATCGGCATGTCCACGCGCAAGCCGCCAGATTCCGCGCCGGCATAATCCGGAACAATGCCCAGCGTCACTTTGAAGCGACGGCGTCCTCTGGGCTGCTCTTTGGGGCCTGCCTCCTGGAAAGTCATTGCCTTTTCTTTATTGGCGACTGTTTCGATCAAATCCACAGCATAGTCGGCGACTGTTTTTTCGCCGGGATAATTGATTTTATCCGCGTCGTCGGTAGGGGTGTGGTAATCATCGTGCACGCCGGTGAAAAAGAAAAGTACCGGAATATCGTGGGTGTAAAAATTGGCATGGTCCGAGGGACCGTAGCCTTCAGGCGACATTTTCACGCCGATTTTGTCATTTTGGGCCACTTCAGCGACCATCTCTTTCAAACCAATCGCAGTGCCAGTGCCGCCCATGGTAAGCGGTTTTTTTTCATCGTTGCGTAGTCTGCCCACCATGTCCAGATTGAACATGTATTTTACTTTTTTCAAATCCACCGGCGGGTGGTTGACAAAATATTTTGATCCCAGTGTGCCCATTTCCTCGGCGTCAAAAGTGACCGCGATGACGCTGCGTTTTAATTTTTCTCGTTCACTCGCTAATTTTTCAATAATTTCCAGCACCGCGGCTACGCCGGAAGCGTTGTCGTCAGCGCCGTTG of Calditrichota bacterium contains these proteins:
- a CDS encoding amino acid permease, which codes for MVKSKNLSLVEVISMAVGTMIGASIFSIFGFGAEVAGKSLPEAFLLSGVYALVVAYSYAILGSKIVSNAGPIAFILKGIGDNVITGALSILMWLTYVVSISLFVKGFAGYFLPLVHVEPTVFATGIVEVVVIAFFTALNFLGSKAVGRAEFYIVLTKLSILLFFILGGVLTIKGSYIRPDFSYSHLSGMFNASIIFFLSYMGFGLITNASENMKNPEKNVPLAIFSSIFIVMIIYISISLVTLGNLPLQDIIKAQENALAEAARPFLGNFGFLLISIGALFSISSALNATIFGGANVAYSLAKDGELPEFFERKVWFKSTEGLYITAGVSLFFALFFDLGEIATITSTVFTVIYIFVLVSHLKLRKEFGGNKILLSFNLTILLMVFVALMNYQFRTQRGAFFASIFTFLTAVLIEFIYRKIKNRNFSKK